One genomic window of Manihot esculenta cultivar AM560-2 chromosome 16, M.esculenta_v8, whole genome shotgun sequence includes the following:
- the LOC110604014 gene encoding ATPase WRNIP1, translating into MEMEQLLSMGFPSDLAAQALAATGGKSTLKATEWILSHKSCDTSNKPPSNPTPSPLQPKLDRFFHLQSKPNSSSGSPSIPIPAEQQEEDGPILLPSKRPRLFQSVTNPCSPAVHNNKHHPPHEPLSERMRPRTIDDVVGQDHLLAQNCILRSAIDCNRLPSIILWGPPGSGKTSIAKAIANSFPQDQNSSYRFVFFSAVTCGVKDVRDAVENARKVKVKNGKRTVLFVDEVHRFNKSQQDSFLPVIEDGSIVFIGATTENPSFHLITPLLSRCRLLTLCPLKPQHVQKILNRAINHSDMGLTQILGMRIEVTEDAIQFLSENCDGDARVALNALEISAITASTRTNSNDNFSLVANVTLDDAKEALQFKHFAYDKAGEEHYNLISALHKSMRGSDADASIYWLARMLEGGEQPLYVARRLIRFASEDVGLADPLALNQAVACYQACHFLGMPECNVILAQCVAYLALAPKSISVYQAIEAAQKVVRESTGQNEGVPLHLRNAPSKVMKELGYGKGYIYTPDNPLSTQTYLPSSLEGYKFLDWSVSNAKDWQETN; encoded by the coding sequence atggagatggagCAGCTGCTAAGCATGGGTTTCCCAAGCGACTTGGCTGCCCAAGCTCTGGCGGCTACCGGGGGGAAATCCACCCTCAAGGCCACCGAGTGGATTCTCTCTCATAAATCTTGTGACACTAGCAATAAGCCACCCTCAAATCCAACCCCTTCTCCACTCCAGCCAAAGCTAGACCGCTTCTTCCATTTGCAATCGAAACCCAACTCCTCCTCCGGTTCCCCTTCCATCCCAATACCCGCTGAACAACAAGAAGAGGATGGACCAATCCTTCTTCCTTCTAAGCGTCCCAGGTTATTTCAATCAGTTACTAATCCGTGCTCTCCTGCTGTCCACAACAACAAGCATCATCCTCCCCATGAGCCCTTATCAGAGCGCATGCGCCCTCGCACCATTGACGACGTTGTCGGCCAAGATCACCTTCTGGCCCAGAACTGTATCCTCCGCTCCGCTATAGATTGCAATCGCCTACCTTCCATTATTCTTTGGGGCCCACCTGGGTCAGGTAAGACCTCCATTGCTAAAGCAATTGCGAATTCCTTTCCCCAGGATCAGAACTCTTCCTATCGGTTTGTTTTTTTCTCGGCGGTCACTTGTGGGGTTAAGGATGTGAGGGATGCCGTTGAAAATGCTAGGAAGGTAAAAGTAAAGAATGGGAAAAGAACTGTGTTGTTTGTTGATGAGGTTCATAGGTTTAACAAGTCCCAACAGGATTCTTTCTTGCCTGTTATTGAAGACGGTAGTATTGTGTTTATTGGTGCCACCACTGAGAACCCATCCTTCCATTTGATTACGCCACTTCTCTCACGCTGTAGACTTCTTACCCTTTGCCCCCTCAAGCCTCAACATGTTCAAAAAATTCTCAACCGAGCAATTAATCATTCCGACATGGGACTAACTCAAATCTTAGGGATGAGAATTGAAGTGACTGAGGATGCTATTCAATTTTTATCTGAAAATTGTGACGGGGATGCACGCGTTGCGTTGAATGCCTTAGAAATTTCTGCTATCACTGCATCTACCCGAACAAATTCCAATGATAATTTCTCTTTGGTGGCGAATGTTACTTTGGATGATGCTAAGGAGGCACTTCAATTTAAGCATTTTGCGTATGACAAAGCAGGGGAAGAGCACTATAATCTGATCAGTGCACTTCACAAGTCTATGAGAGGAAGTGATGCAGATGCATCCATTTATTGGTTGGCGCGAATGTTAGAAGGAGGTGAACAGCCGCTCTATGTTGCTAGGCGTTTGATTAGGTTTGCAAGTGAGGATGTTGGATTGGCTGATCCCTTGGCCCTTAACCAGGCTGTTGCTTGCTACCAAGCTTGCCATTTCTTGGGCATGCCTGAGTGCAATGTAATTCTTGCTCAGTGCGTGGCTTATTTGGCTTTGGCTCCAAAATCAATTTCTGTCTATCAAGCAATAGAGGCTGCGCAGAAGGTTGTTAGGGAATCCACTGGACAAAATGAGGGAGTGCCGCTCCATTTGAGAAATGCACCTTCTAAGGTAATGAAAGAGCTTGGGTATGGGAAGGGCTACATCTACACTCCTGATAACCCGCTGTCAACACAGACCTATCTACCATCCTCACTTGAGGGCTACAAGTTCCTTGATTGGTCAGTCAGTAATGCCAAAGATTGGCAGGAAACCAACTAA